A single genomic interval of Oryza sativa Japonica Group chromosome 7, ASM3414082v1 harbors:
- the LOC107275304 gene encoding uncharacterized protein — MLLGNIEMKLHSLTPEISDEDEDPYSVESLVVHGALDRGGQRTSISQVKDSVCSVYEARETKPKFSHLSASLCPLPVPLPFPSIFRGNIGRHGEILSDHAEESQPKGSLDIESIPMAARLRSSSTVLPFIERRSGSLQKHGVARGAIGSLVLRDWGFGREEVDDMGEHLAKLLRPFHPEMDLTSDSD, encoded by the exons ATGCTATTGGGGAACATAGAGATGAAGCTGCACTCTTTGACCCCTGAAATCAGCGACGAGGACGAAGATCCTTATTCAGTTGAATCGCTGGTGGTTCATGGAGCTCTTGATAGAG GTGGGCAAAGGACTTCCATATCACAAGTGAAAGACTCGGTATGTTCAGTCTACGAAGCCAGAGAGACAAAGCCAAAATTTTCCCATCTCTCAGCATCTCTTTGCCCCCTCCCTGTCCCCCTTCCGTTCCCGTCAATCTTCAGAGGCAACATTGGCCGGCACGGGGAGATCCTTAGCGACCATGCAGAAGAATCCCAGCCAAAGGGCTCACTCGATATTGAATCGATACCGATGGCGGCACGATTACGATCAAGCAGCACTGTCCTGCCTTTCATAGAGAGGCGATCGGGGAGCCTCCAGAAGCACGGTGTCGCAAGAGGTGCCATCGGGTCTTTGGTCCTCCGTGACTGGGGCTtcgggagggaggaggtggatgACATGGGGGAGCACCTAGCAAAGTTACTCCGCCCGTTTCACCCTGAAATGGATCTTACTTCGGATTCTGACTAG